The following are encoded together in the Choloepus didactylus isolate mChoDid1 chromosome 7, mChoDid1.pri, whole genome shotgun sequence genome:
- the LOC119540091 gene encoding N-acetyllactosaminide beta-1,6-N-acetylglucosaminyl-transferase-like gives MPSLIRFLFIVPVLAVIILIVFYVFNFGGDQSSQKPNISETLMLNQVCTSFIKGKTSFLWRSKLTIYEKSSCEEYLTRSHYITAPLSKEEAEFPLAYIMVIHHNFDTFARLFRAIYMPQNVYCIHVDEKATVEFKDAVDQLLSCFSNAFLASKMEPVVYGGISRLQADLNCLGDLMASEIPWKYVINTCGQDFPLKTNKEIVHYLKGFKGKNITPGVLPPAHAIGRTKYVHREHLGKELSYVIRTTALKPPPPHNLTIYFGSAYVALSKEFTNFILHDPRAVDLLQWSKDTFSPDEHFWVTLNRIPGMWFHISYQGVTLYLKGLLKNVPFLIRSGG, from the coding sequence ATGCCTTCATTGATACGTTTCCTATTTATAGTTCCTGTCTTGGCTGTAATCATTTTGATCGTGTTCTATGTGTTCAATTTTGGGGGCGACCAAAGCTCCCAGAAGCCAAACATCTCAGAGACTTTGATGCTGAATCAAGTTTGCACATCCTTTATCAAAGGGAAGACATCTTTCCTGTGGAGAAGCAAACTGACCATTTATGAGAAATCTTCTTGTGAGGAATACTTGACCCGAAGTCACTATATCACGGCCCCTTTATCTAAAGAAGAAGCTGAGTTTCCTTTGGCATATATCATGGTCATCCATCACAATTTTGATACGTTTGCGAGGCTCTTCAGGGCAATTTACATGCCCCAAAATGTCTACTGCATTCACGTGGATGAGAAGGCAACAGTTGAATTTAAAGATGCAGTGGACCAGTTACTGAGCTGCTTCTCCAATGCTTTTCTGGCTTCCAAGATGGAGCCCGTTGTTTATGGCGGGATTTCCAGGCTCCAGGCTGATCTCAACTGCTTGGGAGACCTCATGGCCTCAGAGATTCCCTGGAAGTACGTGATCAACACTTGTGGGCAAGATTTCCCCCTGAAAACCAACAAGGAAATAGTTCACTATTTGAAAGggtttaaagggaaaaatattacCCCAGGGGTGCTGCCCCCAGCTCATGCAATTGGACGGACTAAATATGTGCACCGGGAACACCTGGGCAAAGAGCTCTCCTACGTGATAAGGACAACAGCACTGAAACCACCTCCACCCCATAATCTCACCATTTACTTTGGCTCTGCCTATGTTGCTCTATCAAAAGAATTTACCAACTTTATCCTCCATGACCCTCGGGCTGTTGATTTGCTCCAGTGGTCCAAAGATACTTTCAGTCCTGATGAACATTTCTGGGTGACACTCAATAGGATCCCAGGTATGTGGTTCCATATTTCATACCAAGGAGTTACGCTCTATTTGAAAGGGCTCTTGAAGAACGTGCCATTTTTAATTAGAAGTGGCGgatga